In Mycolicibacterium gadium, the genomic window CATCAAGACGCTGCGAAAAATCTACTCGAAGGACGAAATACCATGAGCACCAATATCTTCGACGAACTGCATGCCGATGAAGACACGATGTCCCGGTTGCACACCCGGCTAGAACAGGCGGCAGAAGCCGACGGGGCGCTCGACGTCGCCTACCGCACGATCGACACCCCGGTCGGCACGCTCCTGCTGGCCGCGACGTCGGTCGGCCTGGTTCGCGTGGCATACGACATCGAGGGCCACGACGCGGTCCTCAACCGGCTCGCCGACGCCGTGAGCCCCCGGATTCTGCGCTCTCCATTGCGACTCGAGGACGTTGCACGGCAGATCGATGAGTATTTCGCCAAGCGCCGCACCGCTTTCGACGTCCGGGTCGATCTCCGGCTGGCCGACGGCTTCCGGCGCGATGTCGTCGAGCACTTGCGCGACATCGGTTACGGCCGCCGGGAAAGCTATGCGACCGTCGCCGCGGCGATCGGCCGTCCGCGCGCGGTCCGCGCCGTCGGCACAGCCTGCGCCCATAACCCGCTCCCGGTGGTCATCCCCTGTCATCGCGTCGTGCGCTCCGACGGGTCGGCGGGTCTGTACGTCGGCGGGCCTCTGGCCAAATCGACACTGCTCGAACTCGAAGCCGGCTGAGGGAATGAACCGGCACCCTCAGCCGTAGGACATCGCATGAAGCTCAACGACGCCGCCCGCCAGCTCATCGGGGCGGGCACCGACGCGATCTTGGTTACGCTCAACCCCGACGGCAGCCCGCAGGTCTCCACGATCTGGATGGCGCTGGAGTCGACGCCCGACGGCGACGAGCTCGTCTCGGCCCACCTCAACGAATACCGGAAGACCCGCAACGTGCGCCGCGATCCGC contains:
- a CDS encoding methylated-DNA--[protein]-cysteine S-methyltransferase, with amino-acid sequence MSTNIFDELHADEDTMSRLHTRLEQAAEADGALDVAYRTIDTPVGTLLLAATSVGLVRVAYDIEGHDAVLNRLADAVSPRILRSPLRLEDVARQIDEYFAKRRTAFDVRVDLRLADGFRRDVVEHLRDIGYGRRESYATVAAAIGRPRAVRAVGTACAHNPLPVVIPCHRVVRSDGSAGLYVGGPLAKSTLLELEAG